The following proteins are encoded in a genomic region of Cryptococcus neoformans var. neoformans JEC21 chromosome 2 sequence:
- a CDS encoding expressed protein: MANASSKRIASSNEAALRNLQLGLLIVNLIAPTLRFLLSLVTSRSFLPRFLPLTMHLITFTATIFIWRWFVAIGTPKRQNGAQVKVGDDLSGKGVIELGWDLTYMTWICTVGSALFGDWLWWLFTLVPAFGAWKLFSTVRPLLAMFLPSIFGPKAPREAQQANHPEEKTESRKQAKLRARMEKGDKRIQQVQRR; the protein is encoded by the exons ATG GCCAACGCTTCTTCAAAGCGTATCGCTTCCAGCAACGAAGCCGCCCTTCGGAATCTACAGTTAGGGCTACTCATCGTGAAT CTTATTGCCCCCACTCTTcgtttcctcctctccctcgtcacctctcgctctttccttccccgCTTCTTGCCGCTCACCATGCACTTAATCACTTTTACCGCGACTATTTTTATTTGGAGATGGTTTGTTGCTATTGGTACACCCAAGAGACAGAATGGAGCGCAAGTCAAGGTTGGCGATGATTTGAGCGGAAAGGGCGTCATTGAACTGGGTTGGGATTT GACCTACATGACTTGGATCTGTACTGTTGGGTCTGCTCTCTTCGGGGATTGGCTGTGGTGGCTCTTCACTCTT GTCCCTGCCTTTGGAGCGTGGAAGCTCTTTTCAACAGTTCGACCATTGCTCGCAATGTTCCTCCCTTCAATATTTGGTCCCAAGGCTCCCCGTGAAGCTCAGCAAGCCAACCACCCTGAGGAAAAGACCGAATCTCGAAAACAGGCCAAGTTACGGGcaagaatggaaaagggCGACAAGCGTATCCAGCAGGTGCAAAGGCGGTGA
- a CDS encoding 53 kda brg1-associated factor b (actin-related protein baf53b), putative has translation MVYNGDEVSALVLDFGSYTTRAGYAGEDCPRVVCPSFYGYTNDPSSSGSNGNSVGENGANKENGEDVTMAEPVPEGAEEQSKKKGSGRKYYVGEDGVSVWRPGMEVGNFMLDGVVNDPEPASALLHHILHERLGVNPEEHPIMITEPAWNTPKARQVMTEMAFEGEKMPALYFGSSGVLSAFAAGKPTALVLDVGYATSSAVPIVDGYALRAGTMHQPLASQLIVSQLQNHFTSPTPTRSPLSLLPRQLIKQRDPSSDPGIIPKPILRDDRAPHTTTSWKLWAENNVVEGYKEACTEIVNYKGFDFQTAGDLPQVLYEFPDGYHQYFGEERYRFTEMLFDPERYYNQSIPPPPTLQKVLTTEHSRSLRDLVSLSQLVHDSVMACDVDVRASLLQNIVVVGNTALTRGLIERLDVELAATMPSQKIKIHSPTIPFERKYASWVGGSILASLGTFHQLWVTKEEYEEHGMSIVHQRCK, from the exons ATGGTATACAACGGCG ACGAGGTCTCTGCCCTTGTGCTCGACTTTGGGTCTTACACAACTAGAGCGGGTTACGCCGGTGAAGATTGTCCACGCGTGGTTTGCCCTTCATTCTACGGCTATACCAATGatccatcatcgtcagGATCCAACGGAAACTCAGTTGGAGAAAATGGAGCGAATaaggagaatggagaggatgtgaCAATGGCAGAACCTGTCcctgaaggagcagaagaacagagcaaaaagaagggtAGCGGACGAAAGTACTatgttggagaagatggcgtTAGCGTATGGAGGCCGGGAATGGAAGTTGGTAACTTTATGCTGGATGGTGTCG TGAACGATCCCGAACCTGCATCCGCTTTGCTGCACCATATCCTGCACGAACGTCTCGGTGTCAACCCGGAAGAGCACCCTATTATGATCACCGAGCCAGCTTGGAACACGCCTAAAGCGCGACAGGTCATGACGGAGATGGCCTTTGAGGGCGAGAAAATGCCGGCGTTGTACTTTGGTTCGTCAGGTGTTCTGTCGGC ATTCGCTGCCGGAAAGCCAACCGCTCTGGTCCTTGATGTCGGCTATGCCACCAGCAGCGCTGTACCTATTGTTGACGGTTACGCTCTCCGAGCAGGCACTATGCACCAGCCTCTCGCTTCTCAACTCATCGTATCTCAGTTACAAAATCACTTCACCTCTCCTACCCCTACCCGttcccctctctccctcctccctcgtCAGCTCATCAAGCAACGCGACCCGTCCTCTGACCCTGGGATCATCCCCAAACCCATCTTGAGGGACGACCGCGCGCCACATACAACCACCTCATGGAAACTCTGGGCTGAGAACAATGTTGTCGAGGGGTACAAGGAGGCCTGCACCGAAATTGTAAACTATAAAGGATTCGATTTCCAAACTGCTGGTGATTTGCCTCAAGTTCTGTACGAGTTCCCTGATGGGTACCATCAATACTTCGGCGAAGAACGATACCGCTTCACCGAGATGCTTTTCGACCCTGAACGTTACTACAACCAATCCAtcccacctcctcccactcTCCAAAAAGTACTCACGACAGAACATTCTCGATCCTTACGTGACCtcgtctccctctcccagCTCGTGCACGATAGTGTCATGGCTTGTGATGTCGATGTTCGGGCGAGCTTGTTGCAGAATATCGTCGTGGTCGGTAACACCGCCTTGACGAGGGGTTTAATCGAGAGATTGGACGTAGAATTGGCAGCGACGATGCCTAGtcagaagatcaagattCATTCGCCGACGATTCCGTTTGAGCGCAAGTATGCTTCTTGGGTTGGAGGTTCGATTTTGGCAAGTTTGGGGACGTTCCATCAGTTATGGGTCACAAAGGAGGAGTATGAGGAGCATGGGATGTCTATCGTTCATCAAA GATGCAAGTAA
- a CDS encoding serine/threonine protein phosphatase 5 phosphatase, putative, which produces MSKSDNAQNLPSSFTLPPQLLAQAADAYRHPAPPPQLPAVQLVPRHQEPVINPKEKHSPNGFPPNGAGVGIVRCPEGRAWQERNMHAGERLGRFRDQDIDGFVTDMGMVLRKEYDCWVEQCWQEAFHQVFTHTLPDLIINLIMTGATPSFLRRNIVFGGQSLDHLFQSQMLHILFEELELCLSGDRPRTRTEPGPSMNTISNNGARPSPFPLPPQPAAAPIFRDGVCFHNLSFQHGIPEEEDDHGACLCQLTSCMVCFHLFAIMRRGPISLLPHELLNTPAAKGWLGGIETEAHARARQDSLRRKAPSQSILPPGKGYAQVPRPGALAPNGNAEGGIGEGGGGGKPLKPPQIFPHPQMTDVLAVEEHLRWRLKELGATDPAVEGRYGPSTNSPVALEGVKLPQSAGEEWNDGGQHPTGEGAGGKVNMNMNAAQNKNVKLAKVKGRGKMRRVVVPNGVTGATAATAKAQKQNDKDGKKPTVYLPKEWTEATASERNTAIVLTFRHFVKLLHQIAMAASPFSHPDYPSDIEELLRMHPVALYRRLAEPAMERQYNAEEVKAWKSCMDKWAEEFGGKERKKGNDQSQDKRHSEAVRHYTRAISLDPKKTVYYSNRAIAYNNLSLHSHAEIDCTHLLARDPKNQKALYQRALARKGMGRWKEAQSDLQELLKLSGDNESAKNLLMIINKEMERL; this is translated from the exons ATGTCAAAGTCGGATAACGCCCAAAATCTACCCTCGTCGTTCACTCTTCCACCGCAGCTCCTCGCCCAAGCAGCAGATGCTTACCGGCATCCGGCTCCGCCACCTCAGCTGCCGGCTGTTCAGCTTGTTCCACGACACCAGGAGCCTGTTATAAATCCTAAGGAGAAGCACAGTCCAAATGGATTCCCACCAAATGGCGCAGGTGTCGGAATCGTGAGGTGCCCAGAGGGACGCGCATGGCAGGAACGGAATATGCATGCAGGTGAAAGACTGGGAAGGTTTAGGGACCAAGATATAGACGGGTTCGTGACGGATATGGGGATGGTTTTGAGGAAAGAGTATGACTGCTGGGTCGAGCAGTGCTG GCAAGAAGCTTTCCATCAAGTATTCACACATACCCTTCCTGATCTCATTATCAACCTCATCATGACTGGCGCTACACCGTCCTTCTTACGACGAAATATCGTGTTTGGCGGTCAATCTCTCgaccatctcttccaatcTCAAATGTTGCATATCCTGTTTGAAGAACTCGAGCTCTGTCTCTCTGGTGACAGACCACGGACCCGTACAGAGCCGGGGCCGAGCATGAataccatctccaacaacGGTGCCAGACCATCGCCTTTCCCACTTCCACCGCAACCCGCTGCAGCACCCATCTTCCGGGACGGTGTCTGTTTCCACAATTTGTCTTTCCAACACGGTATcccggaagaagaggatgatcaTGGAGCGTGTCTTTGTCAGTTGACGAGTTGTATGGTGTGTTTCCACCTCTTCGCCATCATGCGTCGTGGACCTATCAGTCTTCTCCCACACGAGTTACTCAATACACCAGCAGCTAAAGGGTGGTTGGGCGGGATTGAGACTGAAGCTCATGCCCGTGCAAGACAAGATTCTCTTCGTCGTAAAGCTCCTTCTCAAAGTATTTTACCGCCAGGTAAAGGTTATGCTCAAGTACCCAGACCAGGAGCACTAGCCCCAAACGGAAATGCCGAAGGAGGAATaggagaagggggaggaggaggtaaACCCCTGAAACCACCTCAAATATTCCCGCATCCACAAATGACAGACGTCCTCGCGGTGGAGGAACATCTTCGATGGAGATTGAAAGAGCTTGGCGCGACGGATCCAGCGGTAGAAGGTCGGTACGGACCGTCGACAAATTCGCCTGTCGCGTTGGAAGGCGTAAAGTTGCCTCAGAGTGCGGGGGAGGAGTGGAATGATGGTGGACAACACCCTACAGGGGAAGGAGCAGGGGGCAAGGTAAATATGAACATGAACGCCGCGCAGAATAAGAATGTAAAACTGGCAAAAGTCAAAGGTCGAGGTAAAATGAGACGAGTGGTCGTACCCAATGGTGTCACGGGGGCGACGGCGGCAACGGCGAAGGCTCAAAAGCAAAATGACAAAGATGGGAAAAAGCCGACCGTTTACTTGCCGAAGGAGTGGACTGAGGCGACAGCGTCTGAGAGGAATACTGCCATTGTGTTGACGTTTAGACATTTTGTCAAG CTTCTCCACCAAATAGCCATGGCTGCatcccccttctcccaccCCGACTACCCCTCCGATATTGAAGAACTCTTGCGTATGCACCCCGTCGCGCTTTATCGCCGATTAGCAGAACCCGCGATGGAGAGACAGTACAATGCCGAGGAAGTGAAGGCTTGGAAATCATGTATGGATAAATGGGCGGAGGAGTTtggtggaaaggagaggaaaaag GGTAACGACCAATCCCAAGATAAACGTCACTCCGAAGCCGTCCGGCATTACACCCGCGCCATCTCGCTCGATCCTAAAAAGACCGTCTACTACTCCAACCGCGCGATAGCATACAACAACCTCTCCCTGCACAGCCACGCCGAGATTGACTGTACCCACTTGCTGGCTAGAGATCCGAAGAACCAGAAAGCACTGTATCAGCGGGCGCtggcgaggaagggaatggggagatggaaggaggCGCAATCGGATTTGCAAGAGTTGTTGAAGCTTAGTGGAGATAATGAGAGTGCGAAGAATCTGTTGATGATTATCAataaggagatggagagattGTGA
- a CDS encoding pre-mRNA splicing factor, putative, which translates to MANLGVPVKLLHESLGHIITVELKTGEMYRGKLMEAEDTLNIALREITVTARDGRVSQLEQVYIRGSMIRFIIVPDLLAQAPMFKRIGPNAMRGRGIGAARGRATIQRANARRGTTRTNQGVRR; encoded by the exons ATGGCCAACCTTGGTGTTCCCGTCAAGCTCCTCCACGAGTCTTTGGGTCATATTATCACTGTCGAATTGAAAACTGGCGAG ATGTACCGAGGAAAGTTGATGGAGG CCGAAGACACTCTTAACATTGCTCTCCGTGAAATAACCGTCACCGCGCGAGACGGCCGTGTATCCCAACTCGAGCAAGTGTACATCCGTGGTAGTATGATCCGATTCATAATCGTTCCCGATTTGCTTGCCCAGGCGCCTAT GTTCAAGAGGATCGGTCCTAATGCTatgcgaggaagaggtatTGGTGCTGCCCGAGGACGAGCTACCATCCAGCGAG CAAACGCCCGACGTGGAACGACAAGGACAAACCAAGGTGTCAGGCGTTAA